The Luteolibacter arcticus genome includes a window with the following:
- a CDS encoding PKD domain-containing protein gives MRRLLSLVLPLVLLVGIALWWLGRDTPAPPSGRAVEATKTLPPVADPALEQWLNDHREVREIPTTDLQQAVTLATERKARMLQWIAADPAQALAQAVTPTQYEALPEPLKPWFERPFVALATLRVLPVCADGAPAEPMRILEMEGRSWDASVFGWRKRQLTKEGTPLAGITLDGVAAIAEHAFAPVAADEVAAHAALPLGNQDPTRDFSTGEVLGDRPVTALAAGKRFLFADSSSLDEANQKMAQLDESVSPTHGSNVVFALPSPAEGGGVDWEGAQGEVELQASAWSETPKSVFCIRVDFSDVPGEVVSQAALATVMNTAVADSLEEMSYGKTTVTATVSASTVRMPQTATFYAPSKNSELHTDAKNAYLAVAGASALNGYDIVVVHFPSIGMQGNGLTYAGLAGGGNQWLQGNHDSGVIIHEFGHNYGLGHASFWATTDGSVAGTGNTVEYGDQTDIMGGGPDPEGHFHIQGKQRLGWFSAANWQDATATGSGTRRIYRFDSDATTGELRGVRITKAAAPAQYYWVGYRPGISTQPAFQQGAYVIWQRPDETRSWLLDTTPGTPDGKNDAAVGLGRTFSDTTANVHVTPLAIGGAGADQWLDVNVQIGPFPGNTPPTATLTGSGSVEARSDVTFSATASDGNGDTLAYHWDFGDGSASTNTSAVNHRWLVGGSYTVTLTVSDMKGGTVVKTQAVTVSDPLMTWTAGTVSAGRTVNRNAYLNGRFIATGNQYAYGSFDGLTWKEQYMALNFRSGGIAYGNGRYVIAGSDYISGQWRAVAFHSTDGVQWTQATLASLPELRDVAWSGSAFVAVGVDGTILRSTDGGQTWSTITAPGIQTLQSIAYGGGVFVAVGGTKVYTSPDGIAWTDRSAGHSLASWHSFDSVEYAAGKFIAGGWYSGLHVSLNGGVTWSETPIRGDHDYEVENIAAGNGSVVASAIDKADGTTALLVSIDGLSWEESSYTGFPFTPALAFGSGRYSTVNNTGGGSSRSNSFYPSNGAPSASITAPATANARASVTLSATTSDPNGDPLIIAWDFKNGKPLVTGPSVIHVYPTGGAFSVDLIATDTRGGVTVTTHAITVTDPLDTWITRTSGTATRLNDIAYGGGKLVAVGDSSTYRISTDGINWTGGSVASNVYLYGLTHDGSNFIGVGMNYDFDAPVGWKGAIYTSPNGTTWTRRHLGGATLRDVAFGGGAYIAVGDSGAMWRSTNGMTWSPVPSGVAVNVNSVAYGSGGFVAVGAANNGSNGTVLTSPDGTTWTNTSAAAGLDSWHGFYEVDYCNDRFLASGWFAKIRHSTNGGASFATTQTGTRQIAGFAYGNGLYFAAGIDMDNLEADINLISTDGVNWNPLTTANEELRQAAVFFNNTFITVGDFGTIRQSAVFTAPPASGYSAWLALHFAGSPPLSGSDDDFDGDGVANLIEYATGTDPKDSGARVAFTHTVQGGQLILTIPRDPAATDVEITGERSTLLNGWSDTGVTVLEDTALQFRAAIPIDGSKAFLRAKFSVN, from the coding sequence ATGCGACGCCTCCTTTCGCTGGTTCTCCCGTTGGTTCTGTTGGTTGGAATTGCCCTCTGGTGGCTCGGCCGGGATACCCCGGCTCCTCCATCCGGGAGGGCGGTCGAAGCGACGAAGACCCTGCCTCCCGTCGCCGACCCGGCGCTGGAGCAATGGCTGAACGATCACCGCGAGGTCCGTGAAATCCCCACGACGGATCTGCAGCAGGCCGTGACGCTGGCGACGGAGCGCAAGGCCCGAATGCTCCAGTGGATCGCAGCCGACCCCGCGCAGGCCTTGGCACAGGCAGTGACGCCGACCCAGTACGAGGCGCTGCCAGAGCCCCTCAAGCCGTGGTTCGAGCGACCGTTCGTGGCGCTCGCCACGCTGCGCGTGCTGCCGGTGTGCGCGGATGGGGCTCCTGCCGAGCCGATGCGGATTCTGGAAATGGAGGGCCGGAGTTGGGATGCCTCGGTCTTTGGCTGGCGGAAGCGCCAGTTGACCAAGGAGGGCACCCCGCTCGCCGGCATCACGCTGGATGGGGTGGCGGCGATTGCGGAGCACGCCTTCGCGCCGGTCGCTGCGGACGAAGTCGCGGCCCACGCCGCGCTGCCGCTTGGCAATCAGGATCCGACCCGCGATTTTTCCACCGGCGAAGTGCTGGGCGACCGTCCGGTCACCGCCTTGGCGGCCGGCAAGCGTTTCCTTTTTGCCGATTCATCCTCCCTCGATGAGGCGAACCAGAAGATGGCGCAGCTGGATGAATCCGTGTCGCCGACCCACGGTTCGAACGTGGTGTTCGCCCTGCCATCGCCCGCCGAAGGCGGCGGGGTCGATTGGGAAGGCGCACAGGGCGAGGTCGAGCTTCAGGCGAGCGCTTGGTCGGAGACCCCCAAGTCCGTCTTCTGTATCCGCGTTGATTTCTCGGACGTGCCGGGCGAGGTCGTGAGCCAGGCCGCCTTGGCCACCGTCATGAATACGGCCGTGGCGGATTCCCTGGAGGAAATGTCCTACGGCAAGACCACCGTCACTGCGACGGTCAGCGCGAGCACGGTCCGCATGCCGCAAACGGCGACATTCTACGCGCCTTCCAAGAACAGCGAACTCCACACTGACGCCAAGAATGCCTACCTCGCCGTGGCCGGAGCCAGCGCGCTCAACGGCTATGACATCGTGGTCGTCCATTTCCCGAGCATCGGCATGCAGGGCAACGGCTTGACCTACGCCGGCCTGGCGGGCGGCGGCAACCAATGGCTGCAGGGAAACCATGACTCGGGCGTGATCATCCACGAGTTCGGCCACAACTATGGCCTCGGCCATGCGAGCTTCTGGGCCACCACCGATGGCAGCGTGGCGGGTACCGGCAACACCGTCGAGTATGGCGACCAGACCGACATCATGGGTGGCGGCCCGGATCCGGAAGGCCATTTCCACATCCAGGGAAAACAACGGCTCGGCTGGTTCTCCGCCGCGAATTGGCAGGATGCGACCGCGACCGGCTCCGGCACCCGCCGCATCTACCGCTTCGATTCCGATGCCACCACCGGTGAGCTGCGGGGCGTCCGCATCACCAAGGCCGCCGCACCGGCCCAGTACTACTGGGTCGGCTACCGTCCGGGGATCTCCACCCAGCCGGCCTTCCAGCAGGGTGCCTATGTAATCTGGCAACGGCCGGACGAAACGCGTTCGTGGCTGCTCGATACCACCCCGGGAACGCCGGATGGCAAGAACGACGCCGCCGTCGGGCTCGGGCGCACCTTTTCGGATACCACCGCCAACGTCCACGTCACGCCGCTCGCCATCGGCGGGGCGGGGGCCGACCAGTGGCTCGATGTCAATGTGCAGATCGGACCATTCCCCGGGAATACCCCACCGACCGCCACGCTGACCGGCTCCGGTAGCGTCGAGGCTCGCTCGGACGTGACCTTCTCTGCCACGGCTTCCGATGGCAATGGCGACACGCTGGCCTACCACTGGGATTTCGGCGACGGCAGCGCCTCCACAAACACCTCCGCGGTCAACCACCGCTGGCTCGTTGGTGGCAGCTACACCGTGACCCTCACCGTGAGCGACATGAAGGGCGGCACGGTCGTCAAGACGCAGGCCGTCACCGTCAGCGATCCGCTCATGACGTGGACCGCGGGCACCGTCTCCGCCGGTCGCACCGTGAATCGCAACGCCTATCTCAACGGCCGCTTCATCGCCACCGGCAATCAATATGCCTATGGATCCTTCGATGGCCTCACGTGGAAGGAACAGTACATGGCCCTGAATTTCAGGAGCGGTGGCATCGCCTACGGCAATGGCCGCTACGTAATCGCCGGCAGTGACTACATCAGCGGCCAGTGGCGTGCCGTCGCCTTCCACTCGACCGATGGCGTTCAATGGACGCAGGCAACGCTGGCCTCGCTGCCGGAACTGCGCGATGTCGCGTGGAGCGGTAGTGCCTTCGTGGCCGTGGGCGTCGACGGCACCATCCTGCGTTCCACCGATGGAGGACAAACCTGGAGCACCATCACGGCTCCCGGCATCCAGACGCTCCAAAGCATCGCCTACGGTGGCGGGGTCTTCGTCGCCGTGGGAGGCACGAAGGTCTACACCTCCCCCGATGGCATCGCCTGGACCGACCGCAGCGCCGGCCACAGCCTGGCCAGTTGGCACAGCTTCGACAGCGTGGAATACGCCGCCGGGAAATTCATCGCCGGCGGCTGGTACAGCGGCCTGCACGTGTCCCTCAATGGTGGGGTGACGTGGAGCGAGACGCCGATCCGCGGCGATCACGATTATGAAGTCGAGAACATCGCCGCTGGCAACGGGAGCGTAGTCGCGTCGGCCATTGACAAGGCCGATGGGACAACGGCCCTGCTGGTGTCCATTGACGGGCTTTCATGGGAAGAAAGCAGCTACACCGGTTTCCCTTTCACCCCGGCGCTGGCATTCGGAAGCGGTCGCTACTCCACCGTCAATAACACCGGGGGCGGGAGTTCCCGCAGCAACAGCTTCTATCCATCGAATGGTGCTCCCTCCGCCAGCATCACCGCCCCGGCAACTGCGAATGCGCGGGCCAGTGTGACTCTCTCCGCCACCACCAGCGATCCGAATGGCGACCCGCTGATCATCGCCTGGGACTTCAAGAACGGCAAACCGCTGGTCACCGGCCCATCGGTCATTCATGTCTATCCCACCGGCGGCGCCTTCTCCGTGGACCTCATCGCCACCGACACCCGCGGCGGCGTGACCGTCACCACCCATGCGATCACCGTGACCGATCCGCTGGACACCTGGATCACCCGTACCTCCGGCACCGCCACCCGCCTCAATGACATCGCCTACGGCGGCGGGAAGCTGGTCGCGGTGGGCGACAGCAGCACCTACCGGATCTCCACCGACGGCATCAACTGGACGGGCGGCAGCGTCGCGTCGAACGTCTATCTCTACGGGCTCACTCACGATGGCAGCAACTTCATCGGGGTCGGCATGAACTACGACTTCGACGCACCGGTCGGCTGGAAAGGAGCGATCTACACCTCGCCCAATGGCACTACTTGGACCCGCCGCCATCTCGGTGGAGCGACTCTCAGGGACGTCGCCTTTGGAGGCGGCGCTTACATCGCGGTCGGCGACTCCGGCGCGATGTGGCGATCCACCAATGGCATGACGTGGTCGCCTGTTCCTTCCGGGGTCGCGGTGAACGTCAACAGTGTCGCCTACGGCAGTGGTGGCTTCGTTGCCGTCGGCGCTGCCAACAACGGCTCGAACGGGACCGTCCTGACCTCCCCCGATGGAACCACGTGGACGAATACCTCCGCAGCCGCCGGTCTCGACAGTTGGCACGGCTTCTACGAAGTCGACTACTGCAACGACCGCTTCCTCGCCTCCGGTTGGTTCGCGAAAATCCGGCACTCCACCAATGGTGGTGCCAGCTTCGCCACGACCCAAACTGGCACCCGCCAGATCGCCGGCTTCGCCTACGGCAACGGCCTCTATTTCGCGGCCGGCATCGACATGGATAACCTCGAAGCGGACATCAACCTGATCTCCACTGACGGGGTCAACTGGAACCCCCTGACCACCGCGAACGAGGAACTCCGGCAAGCCGCCGTGTTCTTCAACAACACCTTCATTACGGTGGGAGACTTCGGAACGATCCGGCAGTCTGCGGTCTTCACCGCTCCCCCGGCCAGCGGCTACAGTGCCTGGCTGGCGCTCCACTTCGCCGGTTCCCCGCCACTCTCCGGGAGCGACGATGACTTCGACGGCGACGGGGTCGCGAACCTGATCGAGTACGCCACCGGGACCGATCCAAAAGACAGCGGTGCCCGGGTGGCCTTCACCCACACCGTGCAGGGCGGACAGCTGATCCTCACCATCCCCCGCGACCCCGCGGCGACCGATGTAGAGATCACCGGCGAACGCTCCACCTTGCTCAATGGCTGGAGCGATACCGGAGTGACCGTGCTTGAGGACACCGCCCTGCAATTCCGCGCCGCAATCCCGATCGATGGATCCAAGGCCTTCCTGCGGGCGAAGTTCAGCGTGAACTGA
- a CDS encoding FAD-binding oxidoreductase, whose translation MKLFPRLALPHDIRGGASLCLERSVEASPAMLVSRRTFLGLSMAMVPAWSQGQVKPALRYLQPGDAGYEDARKPFNSTILLKPSRIACCRTEADVVAAVRHAKEAGLPVAVKSGGHDFHGFSLNDGGLVLELSGMASREFDEKTNRFTAGPGLKLRDCYSWLLPRGRLLPAGSCGGVGLAGLTLGGGYGLFSREFGLTCDHLTGVRLVDGQGDVRDSRDEPELLWACRGGGNGNFGIATSFTFETQPAPPILASRKFIAKGLNAGGLARCLERWFEIAATLPEPCFSAVILNGSQATVLLTSTRAADGPAFVTASKALLQSGFTSKGPLTRPLASAIGRYEGRPGPLPFDNVSAGYYRGFADLKSAAAGICATVREAPGLIFQVNTLGGAIARGPDSAYPHRDFPFLGELQAYWEKGAIPAKLAAGHAAVRHALEAAGIRRHYRNYPDPRLADWQAAYFPGTYERLQALKAALDPDDRFRHPQSIRLPKI comes from the coding sequence TTGAAGCTCTTTCCCCGGCTCGCCCTGCCGCATGACATCCGCGGCGGGGCGAGCTTGTGTTTGGAAAGAAGCGTGGAAGCATCGCCCGCGATGCTCGTTTCCCGCCGCACTTTCCTGGGGCTATCGATGGCGATGGTCCCGGCATGGAGCCAGGGCCAGGTGAAACCCGCGCTCCGCTACCTGCAACCGGGTGATGCCGGCTATGAGGACGCGAGGAAGCCGTTCAATTCCACCATCTTGCTCAAGCCTTCGCGGATCGCGTGCTGCCGGACCGAGGCGGATGTGGTCGCGGCCGTGCGGCACGCGAAGGAGGCCGGCCTGCCGGTCGCGGTCAAAAGCGGCGGCCACGATTTCCACGGCTTCAGTCTCAATGACGGCGGTCTGGTGTTGGAGCTATCGGGAATGGCCAGCCGCGAGTTCGATGAGAAGACGAACCGGTTCACCGCCGGACCGGGTCTCAAACTCCGCGACTGCTATTCGTGGCTGCTGCCGCGCGGTCGTTTACTCCCGGCGGGATCGTGCGGCGGCGTGGGCCTTGCCGGGCTTACCTTGGGCGGGGGCTATGGACTCTTTTCCCGCGAATTCGGCCTGACTTGCGATCATCTGACCGGTGTCCGGTTGGTGGATGGCCAAGGCGACGTCCGCGATTCCCGCGACGAGCCCGAGCTGCTGTGGGCCTGCCGCGGGGGCGGCAACGGGAACTTCGGCATCGCGACCTCGTTTACCTTCGAGACGCAGCCTGCGCCGCCCATCCTGGCGAGCCGCAAGTTCATTGCGAAGGGGCTGAATGCGGGTGGCCTAGCCCGATGCCTCGAGCGGTGGTTCGAGATTGCGGCGACTCTACCCGAGCCGTGCTTTTCCGCGGTGATCCTCAACGGCAGCCAGGCGACCGTGCTCCTGACCTCGACCAGGGCGGCCGATGGCCCGGCGTTCGTGACTGCCTCGAAGGCGCTGCTGCAGTCGGGCTTCACCTCGAAAGGCCCGCTGACCCGTCCGCTTGCCAGCGCGATCGGCCGCTACGAGGGCCGCCCGGGGCCGCTGCCCTTCGACAATGTCTCCGCCGGCTACTACCGTGGGTTCGCGGATCTGAAATCCGCCGCGGCTGGGATCTGCGCGACGGTGAGGGAGGCTCCCGGCCTGATTTTCCAAGTGAACACGCTGGGCGGCGCGATCGCCCGTGGTCCCGACTCGGCCTATCCGCACCGGGACTTTCCCTTCCTCGGCGAATTGCAGGCCTATTGGGAAAAGGGCGCCATTCCCGCGAAGCTCGCCGCCGGGCATGCGGCGGTCCGCCACGCCTTGGAAGCTGCGGGGATTCGCCGCCACTACCGGAACTATCCGGATCCGCGGCTCGCCGATTGGCAGGCCGCCTATTTCCCCGGCACCTATGAACGGCTTCAGGCGCTGAAGGCGGCGCTCGATCCTGACGACCGCTTTCGCCACCCGCAGAGCATCCGACTTCCCAAGATCTGA
- a CDS encoding Calx-beta domain-containing protein, protein MKKLPILLLSSSLLTSASAQDPPVASTWNYSVVDQRAGNAGLFVLETGNGPEIFCSSEAGANVWLALKHDPATGDYQIAHVSDAVSTSELVAFQPVQVTGDATPELVLAHNDGTIAIYDATTRALVSTLRPRPGMNGFIARDLDGDGSPELICSSIFDLFVYDINGQEKWRVNGAGGFRYAIGQMDADPALEIATTGGKVVDAETHTVQWDSQTEWYPLTIGDIDGDGMDEVIVRGSWDDVQVYDVDTQALKWSALTGQGIVGLSMANVDSDPEPELLAAHVLGTQAYDLSASGLAEKWMIHNNPDEMGLTHAVGQLDGDSELELVRTTRNPDAWGARLRVAGISSLSEKWVSPLLRGPFVGVCKGDVTGDGIPEYVFASAQSGGKKGGRIQMLDTNTLTLTGVSEPVLDPEAGAEIKDVSLCDIDGDGRFEVAVTGVAENAGFSGLFAEVYRFDAAQGFVKLWSAPKEFSPTDGRRIEVVDVDANGDLEVVIAGQQIDSSSSSRIFVFDYDSRTEQWRSPELPENWTGQISVAISDVDADGRVEAMLGCVGSGFQVYDLGLRTLEQTTNLPTLTCVAAHAGWPEPSRVATGFWVGTNRGEVIRYVKNAQGIYAGRGIPYYGATTIRQIIPASANSMFTVTQEDRITLYEPHGIPKWKTELLPGQISQRLAPLHTVDGWEVFSNLGFGGSIFPLDVLDVERQVSLSASGALREGESSAATVVLTRHTAGPETMVVRFSISGTATPGVDFQVTGATQAADGFWEAEIPVGEVSATVTLTLTEDALPEGEETLDLMLAWGTTYGPSSDRVARLRIADDETVVGVYFAKSRISEDPAATTGKRTKLVFLRKGDLSGKLKVPFTLDGTATNGKDFTKLKKSVTFRAGEDRVAIKVVAEGDRKTEGDEALVVTLSPASSHGAKPGAETAELTIEDAAN, encoded by the coding sequence ATGAAGAAGTTGCCGATTCTACTACTCAGTTCCTCCTTGCTCACCTCTGCAAGTGCCCAGGATCCGCCCGTGGCCTCGACATGGAATTATTCCGTGGTCGATCAACGAGCCGGTAATGCGGGGCTCTTCGTCCTGGAAACCGGCAACGGTCCGGAAATCTTCTGCTCCAGTGAAGCTGGGGCCAATGTCTGGCTTGCCCTGAAGCATGATCCGGCGACCGGAGACTATCAGATCGCGCACGTCTCCGATGCGGTCTCGACGTCCGAGTTGGTGGCCTTCCAGCCGGTGCAAGTGACGGGGGACGCGACGCCCGAACTCGTCCTTGCCCACAACGATGGGACGATTGCGATCTACGACGCCACGACCCGGGCGCTTGTTTCGACGCTGCGGCCGCGCCCTGGCATGAATGGCTTCATCGCCCGTGACCTCGACGGTGATGGAAGCCCGGAACTCATCTGCTCCTCGATCTTCGACCTCTTTGTCTATGACATCAATGGTCAGGAGAAGTGGCGGGTGAACGGAGCCGGAGGGTTCAGGTATGCGATCGGGCAGATGGATGCCGATCCCGCACTTGAGATCGCGACGACCGGGGGAAAAGTCGTGGATGCCGAAACCCACACCGTGCAGTGGGACTCGCAGACCGAATGGTATCCGCTCACGATCGGAGACATCGATGGCGATGGAATGGATGAGGTGATTGTTCGCGGCAGTTGGGATGACGTCCAAGTTTACGATGTCGACACGCAGGCACTGAAGTGGAGCGCTCTGACCGGCCAGGGGATCGTCGGCCTCAGCATGGCCAATGTGGACAGTGATCCAGAACCGGAGCTGCTGGCGGCCCACGTTCTGGGAACGCAAGCTTACGATCTCTCCGCCAGTGGCTTGGCGGAAAAATGGATGATCCACAACAATCCGGATGAAATGGGCCTGACCCATGCGGTGGGGCAATTGGATGGCGACAGCGAACTGGAACTGGTGCGGACCACGCGCAATCCCGACGCCTGGGGTGCCCGGCTGCGGGTGGCGGGCATCTCTTCGTTGAGCGAAAAATGGGTCAGCCCGCTACTCCGTGGACCTTTCGTCGGCGTGTGCAAGGGCGATGTGACCGGCGACGGCATTCCCGAGTATGTGTTCGCGTCCGCCCAGTCCGGGGGGAAGAAAGGCGGAAGGATCCAGATGCTGGATACGAATACGCTCACGCTCACCGGGGTGTCGGAGCCGGTGCTCGATCCTGAAGCGGGTGCGGAGATCAAGGATGTGAGCCTCTGCGACATCGATGGTGATGGCCGCTTCGAAGTCGCAGTGACCGGCGTCGCCGAGAACGCTGGATTCAGCGGACTTTTCGCCGAGGTCTATCGCTTCGATGCGGCGCAGGGCTTCGTGAAGCTGTGGAGCGCGCCCAAGGAATTCTCTCCGACGGACGGCCGCCGGATCGAGGTCGTCGATGTCGATGCCAATGGCGACCTGGAAGTCGTCATCGCCGGACAGCAGATCGACTCGTCATCGAGCAGCCGGATCTTCGTCTTCGATTATGACTCGAGGACCGAGCAGTGGCGCTCGCCCGAACTCCCGGAGAATTGGACCGGTCAGATTTCGGTCGCGATTTCCGATGTCGATGCCGATGGCCGTGTGGAGGCGATGCTGGGCTGCGTGGGATCCGGCTTCCAAGTTTATGACCTGGGTTTGCGCACGTTGGAGCAGACGACCAACCTGCCGACACTCACATGCGTGGCCGCACACGCCGGCTGGCCAGAGCCTTCACGCGTCGCGACGGGCTTCTGGGTGGGGACGAACCGTGGTGAGGTCATCCGCTATGTGAAGAACGCGCAAGGGATCTATGCCGGTAGAGGCATTCCTTACTACGGGGCGACGACCATCCGGCAGATCATTCCCGCCTCCGCAAATTCCATGTTCACGGTCACCCAGGAAGACCGGATCACCCTCTACGAGCCGCATGGTATTCCGAAGTGGAAGACGGAGTTGTTGCCCGGCCAGATATCCCAACGGCTGGCACCGCTGCACACCGTCGATGGCTGGGAGGTGTTCAGCAACCTGGGCTTCGGCGGTTCGATCTTTCCCCTCGATGTGCTCGATGTCGAAAGACAGGTCTCGCTCTCAGCCTCGGGAGCATTGCGCGAGGGCGAGTCGTCCGCTGCCACCGTCGTGCTGACGCGTCATACGGCGGGACCGGAGACGATGGTGGTCCGCTTTTCCATTTCGGGCACCGCGACTCCCGGAGTGGATTTCCAGGTCACCGGTGCGACTCAAGCGGCCGATGGCTTCTGGGAGGCTGAGATTCCTGTCGGCGAAGTATCGGCGACGGTGACTCTTACACTCACGGAGGATGCGCTGCCGGAGGGAGAGGAAACGCTCGATCTCATGCTCGCCTGGGGAACCACCTATGGCCCCAGCTCCGATCGAGTGGCGAGGCTGAGGATCGCCGACGATGAAACCGTCGTGGGCGTGTATTTCGCCAAGTCGCGGATCAGCGAAGATCCCGCGGCGACGACCGGCAAAAGAACCAAACTCGTCTTCCTCCGGAAGGGCGATCTTTCCGGGAAACTCAAGGTGCCCTTCACACTCGACGGCACTGCAACCAACGGCAAGGACTTCACCAAGCTGAAGAAGTCGGTGACCTTCAGGGCGGGCGAGGATCGCGTCGCCATCAAGGTGGTGGCGGAAGGCGATCGCAAGACCGAGGGTGATGAGGCGCTTGTTGTCACGCTATCTCCGGCGAGTAGCCACGGCGCAAAACCGGGAGCTGAAACGGCAGAACTCACGATCGAGGATGCTGCGAATTGA
- a CDS encoding FAD-dependent oxidoreductase, which translates to MKKLLRVAVVGCGSAGPAAATLLKRQGHEVVLFERAAECRPLGAGFLLQPSGMAVLRELGIAEEIHRRGARVERLHVVDRDGSDVLDLRYAELGDGLHGLGLHRPVLLHFLLETMRDAGVDVRWGWEISDARRDDSKWLIETADGKKETGFDLLVVADGARSALRGKLGFQGTDRGYPWGAHWFIGENRGAFPESELYQMVHGTRRLLGFLATGTELDGDQPLVSLFWSIKLADDAAIRARPLAEWKQTILDLCPQADALLSQIDDWSQVLTARYGDVSMSRWHGDGVVILGDAGHAMSPQLGQGVNLALADAACLAGCVARLPLPEALALYSRERRMALAYYRFASRQLTPWFQSDLEWLTPLRAAFFGVTRHLSPARKFMTRTMAGLVGSPNSGS; encoded by the coding sequence GTGAAGAAATTGCTCCGGGTGGCCGTGGTCGGCTGTGGGTCGGCCGGTCCCGCCGCGGCGACCTTGCTGAAACGGCAGGGGCATGAGGTCGTCCTGTTCGAGCGCGCCGCCGAATGCCGCCCCTTGGGTGCGGGCTTCCTGCTCCAACCCTCCGGCATGGCGGTGCTGCGCGAGCTGGGGATAGCCGAGGAGATCCACCGCCGCGGCGCAAGGGTGGAGCGGCTGCACGTGGTGGACCGCGACGGCAGCGACGTGCTCGACCTTCGCTATGCCGAACTCGGCGACGGCCTCCACGGGCTCGGCCTGCACCGGCCGGTGCTGCTGCACTTTCTGTTAGAAACGATGCGCGACGCCGGCGTGGACGTCCGCTGGGGTTGGGAGATCTCGGATGCCCGGCGTGACGACAGCAAGTGGCTGATAGAGACCGCGGACGGCAAAAAGGAAACCGGCTTCGACCTGCTCGTGGTGGCGGATGGCGCGCGCTCGGCCTTGCGCGGCAAGCTCGGTTTCCAAGGCACCGACCGCGGCTACCCGTGGGGAGCGCATTGGTTCATCGGTGAGAACCGCGGGGCCTTTCCGGAAAGCGAACTCTATCAGATGGTCCACGGCACCCGCCGACTGCTCGGCTTCCTCGCCACCGGCACCGAACTCGATGGCGACCAGCCACTGGTCAGCCTCTTCTGGAGCATCAAGCTCGCCGACGATGCCGCCATCCGCGCCCGGCCGCTCGCGGAGTGGAAACAAACCATCCTCGACCTCTGCCCGCAGGCGGATGCGCTCCTCAGCCAAATCGATGACTGGTCACAAGTCCTCACCGCGCGCTATGGCGACGTCTCGATGAGCCGCTGGCACGGTGACGGCGTGGTCATCCTCGGTGATGCCGGCCACGCGATGAGCCCCCAGCTCGGCCAAGGGGTGAACCTCGCGCTCGCCGATGCCGCGTGTCTTGCCGGCTGCGTCGCGCGCCTTCCCCTGCCAGAAGCCCTCGCCCTCTACAGCCGCGAGCGACGGATGGCGCTAGCCTACTACCGGTTCGCCAGCCGCCAGCTCACCCCCTGGTTCCAATCCGACCTCGAATGGCTCACGCCGCTCCGCGCCGCCTTTTTCGGCGTCACCCGCCACCTCTCCCCGGCGCGGAAATTCATGACCAGGACCATGGCCGGACTGGTGGGAAGTCCCAACTCTGGCTCGTGA